TCGCATGTGACGGCCttagagaagtgaattgggaatTTTTCAGCTCGTGTTGTTTCACTCTACTAGCTAGTTAGATACCAATGCTAATCCTTGCTCGTAAAGGTTGTATTATAAAGTCGTAATATCCGTgaaagaagagaacatgtttTATCATTATTCATTTTTGTTAGTTATGTTGGGTTTTTTCTGCACGTTTATATGTTGATCGTTGGTTGCAACAGTGGTCTCATAGGTAAGTTTAAAATGTTCCTTATGGCAGGTATGATTGTTACCTCGGCATTGATCATATGGAAGGGATTGATGGTCGCAACTGGGAGTGAGTCTCCAGTGGTGGTGGTTCTTTCTGGTAGCATGGAGCCTGGATTTAAAAGGGTTTGTTACCTACTTACGCTGTTACACAATACAAGAATCACCCTAAATCCATACGCTTATCTAATTATTAGATGCTTGAGATGCGTTTGGATACCCTCTAATGCGACTTGCTCCTTTCAGGACAGACAAGAAATTTGAACTAAAATCTTTTCTAACCGAAGGGATTGAGTATTATAGGGGTATAGAACCCTCAAGTGGCCATTTGTTTCTTTGGTAATTTGTAGTTTATATGTGACCAATCTCAATATCCGTCGTTGCACATGCAACACATAAACCGTACTATTCCCATTACCTTTCTGATAAGAAATTAAGATTACAAACATATCTGGGATCCTTTGGTTTGTAAGTGCTGGTGGACTATCCTATTGCCTTTAAGATGTATCACAAAATTTTCAATTGAGATTACCAGTTGTGGATctacagtggcggagcttgggctgatcttTGGGGGGGCAAATGGGCTCAGAGGGGTAAAATAGCATGGTTTGGGCCAACTTTGGGGGGCGAATGGGCCAAATCCCTGCTGTTTCTTCACTGAATGATCATGGgctgggggagggggggggggggggttccccCTGAACTGAACATAGCTCCGCCAGTGGATCTACATTATTGCATGTcgtgctttcactttttcgttcGTAGTCCAATATCGTTTTTGCACCCTGTAGGCTATAACGTGGTATGTTCATTTGCACTAATGTACCCATGTGTCTAATTATATGTATCTTGCAGGGTGATATTCTGTTTTTAACCATGAGCAACGAACCTATCCGCACTGGAGAAATAGTTGTTTTTAACATTGATGTAAGTCCTACTTAATTTTTTGTAGAGTACTATATTTCTTTGTGTTGTGTGCTTCTACTTAATTATCAGGACATCAATTCATTCTTTTTTACTTGGACATTTATTTGTATAGGGACGTGAAATTCCAATTGTTCACCGTGTGAtcaaggtaataaattttgaactcATCATATGACATCAGTTGCCTTGTTTATGTTAGATGTATACATCCATTCCGTGCTTTGTTTGAGTTTACTTTCCTCTCTGAATAGGTTCATGAACGCCAAGAAAGTGCAGAAGTTGATATCCTCACGAAAGGTATCTAACATTTTTTGTTTGAGCACCATAAGTTTTTCTTCAGTAATTACAAGGCCGACTATCCAAGTAGTTTGCGCATCCTGGCAATTATAGTAAAGAGATAGCAATTTATATTAAAAGTGGGTGCCACTGCATTGCTGTATCTTAACTGCTGAACTGCATTCCAGGTGATAATAATTTTGGGGATGACCGACTTCTGTATGCACAAGGGCAGCTTTGGCTTCAGAAGCATCACATTATGGGGCGGGCTGTAGGGTGAGTATCCATGACATTTGTATCAAAGTCACATATCTgtgtcatgctaatgaaaaataaTTCAGCTGGCATTGCCTTTTTGTTACGTGAACAGGTATCTTCCATATGTTGGCTGGGTTACAATTGTGATGACTGAGAAGCCGATCATTAAGGTACGTTTGTTCCTTTTAATTGAGTATATACTGACTGGCCTGGTGGTGGAACAATGGTTATCCTAGTCTACGTGAAGCAACTTTTCCAGGAGATGTTAATAGAACCCTCGTGCGAATTGAGCTATGTTTCACAACAGAGGAAAACCCATTCACTTGTTTTCTAATGGAACATATGAAATTGAAAAAAGCAATCCTACTGTACTACCTCATAGTATATTTTTTCCTGAGTTGGAGCATAGCTGAAATGCTAATATGTGATGTCTCTTGCTGCAGTACCTTCTGATTGGCGCACTGGGCCTGCTTGTCATAACATCGAAAGAGTGAAGATGTCAACCTTAGCACATAGTTTGATCTTGTAGTGCAAACGTAATTGAGGGTAGAAGTTCTGTTGTACTGTCTACCATGTACTGAATGAAAGATGTCTTTTTTTAAATCTTGGAGGTATGTATCTGCCCTGCCCAGCCGGGTGTTATGCGACACCCATCTTCTGATGGCGTTAACTAATGATTCCAAATGCACTGGATAAAATATCCAGGTGTCCCGTTGGGCCAAATGCCTTATGGTTCCAAGTACTCTTGCTCCATCTGGTCGTTCAGATGCCCAAATTGAGCTGAGAATTTGGGAACTGGAAATGGGTTTTCCAATTATCTGCTGTTTGGGAGTATATGCCGGCCAAGAACTTGCAATTTATTCTCCTCATCTCCTGGAAGTGTGTGGTGCCAGATTAATATGTGGACATTTGAAGTTGGATGCTGAGCAGGAAGATATATCAACTTTCCCCTTGCAGTCAGGATGGAAATTTCACCACTTTCTTTTGCTGGTTTGTGCTCAGGCCCTGGCAAAATCGTGCTCTCTATGTATCCAGTCGCCATACATCAGCTTCTTTTCTACCCAATCTCTTCTTTTTAATCCATACACATGTAACCCTGTTCCTTTTTTAGATGTCGGTAGATGAGAATGATTGACTAGCTCAGAGGACAGGGACAATATTTGACCTGTGTACCAATGTTTCTGATgcctgtgttttttttttttttttttgaactgatgCCTGTGTTTCTGGTGAAGGATAAGACGCTGTGCGCGTTGAACATCAGGCAAGTGTAGAGAAGCTAAACTGCTGAAGTCTGGGAATCCGATACCTCCCAACTAGGGGCGGCCGTATTTGTCCACGGCAAGAAAGGTTATGCCATTTTGTTAGCACGTGTTTCGACTTTGTCTTTCTCTGAACGGATCCAAAGATCTCTGGGGCAGTCTACTGGCTTGACAGTTTGCATTCGAAGCATCCCAAGTTCTCCAAAAGAGCACGAACCTTAAAACAGCTCATACGCGGGACGCCGGTGTTGCATGTAGCATGCCGTTCACGAAGATACGACCATTCTGCGCCACGTGCTGGCCAATATGTCGGTATGTAATCGCCTGCACCGACTTGAAATCTCTAAACTTTATGTAGATGAATATATACGCTTCAAAAAAAGGAACGGAACTATGGCCCAGTGGCAAGAGTAAGGTTGTTCGTTCTCACTTATCCAGCTTCAGTTCATAACCCAAAGGCATAAAATCTGACTCCATTTTCTAATATCTAATCTGAACGCAAAAACAACATAACAGAAAACAACTCAATCAACTTGCCTATTTCTGTAGGAGTGTTTAGGGCATATGTGGCTCAAAATTTTAAAAGTTACAATCAATTATGTCACTTATTTTGTTGAAAAGCGCAATTGAACAAAATAAGCATTCGAATGTAATAAGTATTAacaaaaaataaaatgaaaaataTGTAAAAGGGTGCAGTTGTATTACATAAAAAAGTTAAACTGAATAACAGAAAAGCGACTATAACTGGAAAAAAAATTCATTGAAACTTCACAAAATGTGCCTAAAACTTCAAAATATTAGACTCATAGATTTTTAGCAATTCCATGTCTTCGTTTCCTGCAAAAGTAACATAGAGAACTATAAGAAACCCCTAGGAGACCAAGCCGCCGCCTCCCCTTCCCACCACTGCTGCATCCTAGCCAGGCAAAGCCCGTGCGGTGTAGGATGGCGATGGCATGGATTCCCTCCGTCGTGGTGGCCTGGAGGCACGGCTGTGGTGGCGTATCTCGAGCGGGCGTGTGATGATGGACGAGCACATGGAGATGGCGAGTCTTCTGGACCGGATGAGCGCTCCCGTTTCTCATAAAAGGTATCTCGGGGTATGCAATATTCCCTGCTCCTAGTTCATGAGGGATATTCACGTTTTGAGGGCGCAAGCTCCTGTTGCATGTTTTTCACTCATTGTCCGATATGTAGGTGTTGCGTGGTGACTTTAGATTTTCTGATGTATGATCTTTATCAGTTATTTGTTAAATAAAATTAATAAAAAAAGATGCATGCATCGATTGATGTAGAGGTTAGGGCTTTGCCTCCATCTATTAAAATAAACTTGCTAGATTATTTTCAACAGTTAACCAGCGTTGCCGACAAATAGTCTGGCTTTTCGTCTCGTCAAAACATGCCGCTGTATTTCGACTATAGTTTTCCACCAGCAACAAAGGCAGATTCGATCTGCAAATTAATCGATGAAGCATCTCAAATTCCATTTTTGTCGGCCATAAGAATCCCGAAACAAATATCTTGCATATAGTAGTACGTACGCGCCCATACATGCACGGCGGCCGCTCGCCCTGGCTAGCTATATATACCATGACGATGTCGCTTCTTCTCTTCCCATATGACCAAATCACGAACGGGCAGCGAGTACTCAGACAAATTCCTAAAGTGTAACTGAGTTTGTATAAGTTGAAGCATGGAGGGCAACCGCACTGACCTGCAGCCACCACCAGGTAATTAAACATTGTCTGATCAGATAACTGCTAGTAATCTAGTATACAACACTTCTGTTAGTTATTCCTGTCTGCTCTTAATTTAACTGAATGTTGGCCAGCAGTGTTGTTAGATTTTCCTTTCCCCAGATTCTACTAATCCTGTTGTGGTCAACTTTTTCTTGCTAACCCGGTTCTATTTCGTCCATCAGGCTACCCAACGATTGTGGACTCAGTGCCAAGCTGCGACGACTCGCCACGCCGAGGACGAACAAGACCACGCGGCCGGAAAACTAGTTTTCTcgatgcatggtacgtactgtatGCAGTACACAAAGTCACACCTTGTTTTTGTATATTAATTTTACACGTTCAACTAGTCCCATAATATTGCTGTAAAGTCTGCCACTAAATGTTGCCTGATGCTGCATGCTTTTCAGTGTTGCCGCACTGTGCTGCTGCTGGCTGTGCGACCTGTGCTGCG
This Lolium perenne isolate Kyuss_39 chromosome 1, Kyuss_2.0, whole genome shotgun sequence DNA region includes the following protein-coding sequences:
- the LOC127316472 gene encoding uncharacterized protein, with product MGFIGDQVESIRSMQVRQVLSQIISLGMIVTSALIIWKGLMVATGSESPVVVVLSGSMEPGFKRGDILFLTMSNEPIRTGEIVVFNIDGREIPIVHRVIKVHERQESAEVDILTKGDNNFGDDRLLYAQGQLWLQKHHIMGRAVGYLPYVGWVTIVMTEKPIIKYLLIGALGLLVITSKE